One Fontisphaera persica DNA window includes the following coding sequences:
- a CDS encoding type II secretion system protein GspD, giving the protein MRNHKTLSVAVLVTVAFALVSCQSDKPKPTAAKPASFPKKEGKYSTFYDEEIREIFDLAEHNRWDEAERKAAVLRQRAPEDETVKRVQDWVAKNRLQQRDSAVENKIREIDAKNSALNPTLPDLLTENKDRGLPARRDVRDAVQQIEATPYIPENYGKSQRQRSQLFDLESPEGRMAKILEKEVSIHLDNVTLEAIIFNLGQAEGINFVADKNLPAFKQTLSVNMEKVKLGEFLRYVSRNLDVQFQVGNDLIWIIDAKDPKRVVEETRIYRLRHGFVIPAQFGPEQVNRITTTTPQVTTVTENVKLTKFVNDGAPETPVIENVIKQFFTGSKYLIDYERNVIVARGTRDQLEVLDRIIEEFDRPLQQVLIEARFITISEAAFLQLGAAWETARDGRPVPSPQDFTGLGTFSGLKNDLSTGIQKSWTNIFPKVLGRSELSVTLTALQQSGEGQTLSAPRLTLVNNLPAMISDGKIQYYYEEYTVKQTVGAYNTASSLVPQGKPTKITSGVSLHVVASIGGDGRTILLALNPEVNQDVKMVTFAEVKDFGPDGKVSGSFEIRLPESRTQSLATRVLVQSGQTVVMGGVLEREQRTFVESTPILGSIPIIGAAFRKRTELNKPRYLLIFVTATLLTETGELLIAETEAQPPRSLPRVQTLSYPHPKVTPTNAPPPAPAAAPATPPAPAPAAAPAPNPTGAAPAPTPPPLTPKP; this is encoded by the coding sequence ATGAGGAATCATAAAACTCTCTCGGTGGCCGTCCTGGTGACAGTCGCCTTCGCTTTGGTCTCTTGCCAGAGTGACAAGCCCAAACCCACCGCCGCCAAACCAGCGTCCTTCCCCAAAAAAGAGGGCAAATACAGCACCTTTTATGACGAGGAAATCCGCGAAATTTTCGATTTGGCGGAACACAACCGCTGGGATGAAGCTGAACGCAAGGCGGCGGTGTTGCGGCAGCGCGCGCCCGAAGATGAAACCGTGAAACGTGTCCAGGATTGGGTGGCCAAAAACCGCCTGCAACAGCGTGACTCCGCGGTGGAAAACAAAATTCGCGAAATTGACGCCAAAAATTCCGCCCTGAACCCCACCCTTCCCGATTTATTGACGGAAAACAAAGACCGGGGCCTGCCGGCGCGCCGTGACGTGCGCGATGCAGTGCAACAGATTGAAGCCACTCCCTACATCCCGGAAAACTACGGTAAAAGCCAGCGGCAACGCTCGCAATTATTTGACCTCGAATCACCGGAAGGCCGTATGGCCAAAATCTTGGAAAAAGAGGTCTCCATTCACCTCGATAACGTGACGCTGGAAGCCATTATTTTCAACCTGGGCCAGGCGGAGGGCATTAATTTTGTGGCCGACAAGAATCTCCCTGCATTCAAGCAAACTCTGAGCGTGAACATGGAGAAAGTGAAATTAGGCGAATTCCTCCGCTATGTATCCCGTAATCTGGACGTGCAATTCCAGGTAGGCAATGACCTCATCTGGATTATTGACGCCAAAGACCCCAAACGGGTGGTGGAGGAAACGCGCATCTACCGTCTGCGGCATGGATTTGTCATCCCTGCGCAATTTGGCCCGGAGCAGGTCAACCGCATCACCACCACCACGCCGCAAGTGACCACCGTCACCGAAAATGTCAAGTTGACCAAATTCGTCAATGACGGCGCGCCGGAAACTCCGGTCATCGAGAATGTCATTAAGCAGTTTTTTACCGGCAGCAAATACCTCATTGATTACGAGCGCAACGTTATTGTTGCCCGAGGCACCCGGGACCAGTTGGAAGTGCTGGACCGTATCATTGAGGAATTTGACCGACCGTTGCAGCAGGTGCTGATTGAAGCGCGTTTCATCACCATCAGCGAAGCGGCCTTTCTGCAATTGGGAGCTGCCTGGGAGACCGCCCGCGATGGCCGCCCTGTGCCTTCACCGCAGGACTTCACCGGCCTGGGCACCTTCTCCGGCCTGAAAAACGACCTCAGCACCGGTATTCAAAAAAGTTGGACCAACATTTTCCCCAAAGTGCTCGGACGCTCAGAACTGTCCGTCACCCTTACCGCCCTCCAACAGTCTGGTGAAGGGCAGACCCTTAGTGCCCCCCGCCTTACGCTGGTCAACAATCTCCCCGCGATGATCAGCGATGGCAAAATCCAATACTACTATGAGGAATACACGGTGAAGCAAACGGTGGGCGCCTACAACACGGCTTCCAGCCTCGTGCCCCAGGGCAAACCCACCAAAATTACCTCCGGCGTTTCCCTCCACGTCGTGGCCAGCATTGGGGGGGATGGCCGCACCATCCTTCTCGCACTCAATCCAGAAGTAAATCAGGACGTCAAAATGGTCACTTTCGCCGAAGTAAAAGATTTTGGTCCCGATGGCAAGGTGTCCGGCTCGTTTGAAATACGGCTGCCGGAATCGCGCACCCAGTCCCTGGCCACCCGGGTGCTGGTGCAATCCGGCCAAACCGTGGTCATGGGCGGCGTGCTGGAGCGTGAACAACGCACCTTTGTGGAATCCACCCCCATCCTGGGCAGCATCCCCATCATCGGCGCGGCTTTCCGCAAGCGCACCGAGTTGAACAAACCCCGCTACCTGCTCATTTTTGTCACCGCCACCCTGCTCACAGAAACGGGTGAATTGCTTATAGCCGAAACGGAAGCACAACCTCCTCGCTCGCTGCCGCGAGTGCAGACCTTGAGTTATCCTCACCCTAAAGTCACCCCCACCAACGCCCCGCCGCCAGCCCCCGCTGCGGCGCCGGCGACGCCCCCCGCACCCGCTCCCGCAGCCGCTCCGGCACCGAATCCCACCGGTGCCGCGCCAGCACCGACGCCACCACCGCTAACGCCCAAACCTTGA
- a CDS encoding GspE/PulE family protein: MENPPKEVGDLLLEAGLLTERQLQQVRRHQTRTGRSQQAAIVDLNLASEEDTYRALAKLLNLDFVDLAKTEVSPQAMEAVPLKLVFHHRMVPLALQGEVLTVALSEPLTPLEQGNLRLLLNKRIRMAIAAPSAIHAFLKQRYGLGAATIEKLREEKSAAPTSEEIIFDVKSPETTQMVDPTIADFVDQILLEALRLQATDIHIEPYGTAIRLRYRIDGLLQPVPLPSDLRQFYSTVVSRLKIMAGLDIAERRLPQDGRIAMKREKEEYDLRVSVIPTKFGEAVCLRILGRQGLFRDMTQLGMEPEQEAMFAELTQLSQGMVLITGPTGSGKTTTLYAALAHANDESRKVITIEDPVEYRLEGVQQIQVHDDIGLTFSAGLRSVLRHDPDVVLIGEIRDQETAEIAVRAAQTGHLVFSTLHTNDSVSAVTRLMDMRVDPYLIAGSLVCSIAQRLARRVCKHCGQPDPDIPERIRQEIAEALRLPPGQVRAWKGAGCVECNQQGCRGRIALYEFFLVNDEIADLIEPGVKTNQLREAARRHGWVSLREQGWRKVQNGLIPLSEQQRLTYKVAPRSFGDAAPGH, translated from the coding sequence ATGGAAAATCCCCCTAAAGAAGTTGGTGACCTGCTGCTCGAAGCCGGATTATTGACCGAACGGCAACTGCAACAGGTACGCCGCCATCAAACTCGCACCGGGCGCTCTCAGCAAGCCGCCATTGTGGACCTCAACCTCGCGTCCGAGGAGGACACTTATCGAGCCCTGGCCAAATTGCTGAATCTGGACTTTGTGGACCTGGCCAAAACGGAGGTTTCCCCCCAAGCCATGGAAGCCGTCCCCCTCAAGCTGGTATTCCACCATCGCATGGTTCCCCTGGCCTTGCAGGGAGAAGTCTTGACCGTGGCGTTGAGCGAGCCATTGACCCCACTGGAACAAGGCAACCTGCGCTTGTTGCTCAACAAACGAATCCGCATGGCCATTGCCGCCCCCAGCGCCATCCATGCCTTCCTCAAACAACGTTACGGCCTCGGCGCAGCCACCATTGAAAAATTGCGCGAAGAAAAATCAGCGGCGCCGACGAGTGAAGAAATTATTTTTGATGTTAAATCCCCCGAAACCACCCAGATGGTGGACCCCACCATTGCGGATTTTGTGGACCAAATCCTGCTGGAAGCCCTGCGCCTGCAAGCCACGGATATCCATATCGAACCCTATGGAACTGCCATCCGCCTGCGTTACCGTATTGACGGTCTGTTGCAACCGGTACCTCTGCCCAGCGACCTGCGCCAGTTCTACTCGACCGTCGTCTCTCGATTGAAAATCATGGCCGGCCTGGATATCGCCGAGCGCCGCCTGCCGCAAGATGGCCGCATTGCCATGAAACGGGAAAAAGAAGAGTACGACCTGCGTGTCTCAGTGATTCCCACCAAGTTTGGCGAAGCGGTCTGCCTGCGCATTCTTGGGCGCCAGGGTTTGTTTCGCGACATGACCCAGCTCGGCATGGAGCCGGAACAAGAGGCAATGTTTGCCGAGTTGACACAGCTTTCCCAAGGCATGGTACTGATCACCGGCCCCACCGGCAGCGGCAAAACCACCACCCTCTACGCCGCTCTGGCCCATGCCAATGATGAATCCCGCAAAGTCATCACCATTGAAGACCCGGTGGAGTACCGCCTCGAGGGCGTTCAACAAATTCAGGTCCACGACGATATTGGTCTGACTTTTTCCGCCGGCCTCCGCTCGGTGCTCCGCCACGATCCCGACGTGGTGCTCATTGGTGAAATACGCGACCAGGAAACGGCGGAAATCGCGGTGCGCGCCGCCCAAACCGGCCATCTGGTCTTTTCCACCCTCCACACCAACGACAGCGTCAGTGCGGTGACCCGCCTCATGGACATGCGGGTGGACCCTTATTTGATTGCCGGCTCCCTGGTTTGCAGCATCGCTCAACGCCTGGCCCGCCGCGTGTGCAAACATTGCGGCCAGCCGGACCCCGACATCCCGGAACGCATCCGCCAGGAGATAGCCGAAGCCCTGCGGCTGCCGCCGGGCCAGGTGCGCGCCTGGAAGGGCGCCGGCTGCGTGGAATGCAATCAACAGGGCTGCCGCGGGCGCATCGCGCTCTACGAGTTCTTTTTGGTCAACGATGAAATCGCCGATTTAATTGAGCCAGGCGTCAAGACCAATCAATTGCGGGAGGCGGCCCGGCGTCACGGCTGGGTGTCCCTCCGGGAACAGGGATGGCGCAAGGTGCAAAACGGGTTAATTCCCTTGAGCGAACAACAGCGGCTCACTTACAAGGTGGCTCCCCGTTCCTTTGGAGACGCCGCACCCGGACACTAA
- the folB gene encoding dihydroneopterin aldolase produces the protein MTDQIHIEDLEVHYCVGVPPEERARPQRLLLSLTLYHDFSAAAAADDLRQTVDYHALTRRLLKFGEGRSWRLIETLAVEIADVVLREFQPAAVEVEVKKFILPETRWVSVRVRRLQRNGEPPCK, from the coding sequence ATGACCGACCAAATTCATATCGAGGACTTGGAGGTGCATTACTGTGTGGGAGTGCCTCCCGAGGAACGGGCCCGCCCGCAACGGCTCCTCCTGAGTCTTACTTTGTACCATGACTTCAGCGCCGCGGCGGCGGCGGATGACCTTCGGCAAACCGTGGACTATCATGCTTTGACCCGGCGCCTGTTGAAGTTTGGTGAGGGCCGAAGCTGGCGCCTGATTGAAACCTTGGCCGTGGAAATTGCCGACGTGGTATTGCGCGAGTTCCAACCGGCGGCGGTGGAAGTTGAGGTCAAAAAATTTATCCTGCCGGAAACACGTTGGGTTAGTGTCCGGGTGCGGCGTCTCCAAAGGAACGGGGAGCCACCTTGTAAGTGA
- a CDS encoding NUDIX domain-containing protein, with the protein MDERIHNVIFDWSGTLVDDLPAAWQATNYVFRQAGLPELTLEQFRAEFCLPFKKFYDRYTPSLPMEQLEQWFHGHFQEVAHLVTELPHARGFLEFCRARGLRTFVLSSVHPSYYEIQANATGFGELLEHPYVQVYDKRKKIHEILATHQLAPRQTLFIGDMEHDIETARHGGVWSCAVLTGYNTLNQLRAAEPDLIVEHLGELRQILEQCQLCLDKHLAAAGVVMPVATVGALIFHPGHRRVLMLRTHKWSNLWGIPGGKIKGGETAEAALRREIKEETGLEIDRIQFQMVQDCIQSPEFYRPAHFLLLNYTCEACPAGVVQLNDEAQEFRWCTMEEALQLPLNTPTRVLLEAVRSGARRNQT; encoded by the coding sequence ATGGACGAGCGGATTCACAACGTCATTTTTGACTGGTCTGGGACGCTGGTGGACGATTTGCCCGCGGCATGGCAGGCCACCAATTACGTGTTCCGGCAGGCGGGGCTGCCGGAGTTGACCCTGGAGCAGTTCCGGGCAGAGTTCTGCCTGCCCTTCAAAAAGTTTTACGACCGATACACTCCCAGCCTACCCATGGAACAACTGGAACAATGGTTCCACGGGCATTTCCAAGAGGTGGCCCATCTGGTGACCGAACTGCCTCACGCGCGCGGCTTTCTGGAGTTTTGCCGGGCCAGGGGGCTGCGCACTTTTGTGCTTAGCAGTGTCCATCCCAGTTATTATGAAATCCAGGCCAACGCCACGGGTTTTGGGGAACTGCTGGAGCATCCTTACGTGCAGGTGTATGACAAGCGTAAGAAAATCCATGAAATCCTGGCCACCCATCAACTGGCGCCGCGCCAGACCCTTTTCATCGGGGATATGGAGCACGACATTGAAACGGCCCGGCATGGTGGGGTATGGTCCTGTGCGGTGTTGACGGGGTATAACACCCTCAACCAGTTGCGGGCCGCCGAACCGGATTTAATCGTGGAGCATCTGGGCGAGTTGCGCCAGATTCTTGAACAATGCCAGTTATGTCTGGACAAACACCTGGCGGCGGCGGGGGTAGTCATGCCGGTGGCAACCGTGGGAGCGCTCATTTTTCATCCCGGCCACCGCCGGGTTCTTATGTTGCGCACGCATAAGTGGTCCAACTTGTGGGGCATTCCCGGGGGCAAGATTAAAGGCGGGGAAACGGCCGAAGCGGCCTTGCGCCGGGAAATCAAAGAGGAAACCGGCTTGGAAATTGACCGTATTCAATTTCAAATGGTGCAGGATTGCATCCAATCGCCGGAGTTTTACCGGCCGGCCCATTTCCTGTTGTTGAATTACACGTGCGAGGCGTGTCCCGCGGGGGTGGTGCAGCTCAATGACGAAGCGCAGGAGTTCCGCTGGTGCACGATGGAAGAGGCTTTGCAATTGCCGTTGAACACGCCCACCCGTGTATTGTTGGAAGCGGTGCGGAGCGGCGCCCGGCGGAACCAAACATGA
- a CDS encoding inositol monophosphatase family protein — MTPSEIKRALQVAEAAALAAGERMRRELGRTKVVKETHAHDIKLALDEACQRMIVRHLQRAFPGVPVLGEEGNAGGDHAAQRWVVDPIDGTVNFAHGIPHACVSIALQLHTGDSTVLSGVYPDGYLTVAGVVYDPFVQELWSAQRGRPARLNGRVIRVSNCARLAEAVVASGFSKSPAVIRQTLAVLNRLSHRVRKVRIMGAAALSLAYVASGRMDLYLEQGVRLWDIAAGGLLIECAGGRFEFRPQPGEQRYKMLGENGRLGRELQRVLRGLW; from the coding sequence ATGACTCCATCAGAAATTAAGCGGGCATTACAAGTCGCCGAGGCAGCCGCTCTGGCGGCGGGCGAGCGGATGCGCCGGGAATTGGGACGGACCAAAGTGGTTAAAGAAACTCATGCCCATGATATCAAATTGGCGCTGGATGAAGCATGTCAGCGCATGATTGTGCGGCATTTGCAGCGGGCTTTTCCAGGCGTGCCGGTACTGGGCGAGGAAGGAAACGCCGGCGGTGACCATGCCGCGCAACGCTGGGTGGTGGACCCGATTGATGGCACCGTCAATTTTGCGCACGGCATTCCCCATGCCTGTGTTTCGATTGCCCTGCAGCTTCATACGGGGGATTCAACGGTGCTATCCGGCGTTTATCCAGATGGTTATCTGACGGTGGCCGGAGTGGTGTACGATCCCTTTGTCCAGGAGCTTTGGTCAGCCCAACGAGGGCGGCCGGCTCGCTTGAATGGCAGGGTGATAAGAGTCAGCAACTGTGCCCGCCTGGCCGAGGCCGTGGTGGCCTCGGGGTTTTCCAAAAGCCCCGCAGTGATACGCCAGACACTGGCTGTGCTCAACCGGCTTTCGCATCGAGTGCGCAAGGTGCGCATCATGGGCGCGGCGGCATTGTCCCTCGCGTACGTGGCGAGCGGGCGCATGGACTTGTACCTCGAGCAAGGGGTCAGGTTGTGGGACATCGCCGCCGGGGGCTTGTTGATTGAATGTGCGGGCGGGCGGTTTGAGTTTCGGCCGCAACCGGGCGAGCAGCGTTATAAGATGCTGGGTGAAAATGGACGCCTGGGCCGGGAGTTGCAAAGGGTCTTGCGTGGTCTATGGTGA
- a CDS encoding substrate-binding domain-containing protein, giving the protein MAVLPQRLLLTDQTTALLRDLALKGHWGNSLPSEADLCREFQISRVTLRRALLQLAREGIIVMGGRGRHHRIISPAAEIGPPQGHTVRMLSPYPRHRVNTTAQLVQNALLERLAKEGYLMQLEVHPGLYQRFSEREMKKLLALPDTAGWLLYLSSREQQEFLAHAGVPCVVLGTVHPGVALANVEFDVRSSCRHAAGLFLARGRTEMIFLTPEPMTAGDKASAAGFTEGAAHGRPPGNARLVTYDTTVPDLCRVLRQEMERHPAPNAILVGWPEHTFAVLGFLHKLGRRVPEEVAVISRVDDQYLAYSVPSVARYKVDGERMGRRAAELLLDQIHHGPGKIRSIRLLPEFVPGETLG; this is encoded by the coding sequence ATGGCCGTGTTGCCACAACGGTTATTGCTGACGGACCAAACCACCGCTCTCCTGCGGGATTTGGCGCTCAAAGGTCATTGGGGCAACAGCCTGCCCAGCGAAGCCGATTTGTGCCGCGAATTCCAAATCAGCCGCGTCACCCTCCGGCGTGCGCTCCTCCAACTGGCGCGGGAAGGCATCATTGTGATGGGGGGCCGGGGACGGCATCATCGCATCATCAGCCCTGCTGCCGAAATCGGCCCACCACAAGGGCACACGGTGCGAATGCTCAGTCCTTACCCGCGGCACCGGGTCAATACCACCGCCCAACTGGTTCAAAATGCCCTTTTAGAGCGGTTGGCCAAAGAGGGCTACTTGATGCAACTGGAAGTGCATCCCGGGCTTTATCAGCGTTTTTCGGAGCGTGAAATGAAAAAGCTGCTGGCCTTGCCGGACACTGCCGGCTGGCTGCTTTATCTTTCCTCGCGCGAGCAACAAGAATTTCTGGCTCATGCCGGGGTTCCCTGCGTGGTGCTCGGCACGGTGCACCCTGGCGTGGCCCTGGCCAACGTGGAATTTGACGTCCGCTCCAGTTGCCGCCACGCCGCCGGCTTATTTCTGGCAAGGGGCCGCACGGAAATGATTTTTTTAACCCCGGAACCCATGACCGCGGGAGACAAGGCCAGCGCTGCAGGCTTCACGGAAGGCGCGGCTCATGGCCGTCCGCCAGGCAATGCCCGGCTGGTGACTTACGATACCACCGTCCCTGATTTGTGCCGGGTTTTGCGTCAAGAAATGGAGCGCCATCCCGCTCCCAATGCGATACTAGTCGGTTGGCCTGAGCATACCTTTGCCGTGCTGGGGTTCTTGCACAAACTGGGGCGCCGCGTCCCGGAGGAGGTGGCCGTGATTAGCCGGGTGGATGACCAATACCTCGCTTACAGCGTCCCCTCGGTGGCCCGCTATAAAGTGGATGGAGAGCGCATGGGCCGCCGCGCCGCGGAATTGCTGCTGGACCAAATTCATCACGGCCCGGGGAAAATTCGCTCCATCCGGCTATTACCGGAATTTGTGCCGGGTGAGACTTTGGGATAG
- a CDS encoding ABC-F family ATP-binding cassette domain-containing protein, whose translation MALQVEPGFRIIAARMLTLSGITKTYGGRTLFRDVTLCLNAGDRVGLVGPNGAGKTTLFRILLGEESADAGEITCQRGLRIGYLPQENAPADYETVLELATAVSPEYAELRRRLKVENETSSPGLEAEDDWHARFEELGGHRVEVKARKILLGLSFRERDFERPLRELSGGWIMRAHLARLLVMEPDLLLLDEPTNHLDLESLLWFQEYLKTFPGAILMTSHDREFLNQLAGAIVEIRQERLIRYTGNYDAYLEQRQAAEEQLWAAYKNQQREIARLMAFVERFRAKNTKASQAQSKLKQIERMDKIVAPLADDPDMDFQFPQPERSGQRVIELKGVRHAYGEQVVYEHLDFLAERGQRIVLVGPNGAGKSTLLKLLAGVLPVQRGERIVGYRVRVGYYSQYRTEMLRPERTVLEEALDTPQRVTEQYVRTVLGGFRFSGDDVFKPVRVLSGGEKSRLALVKLLLDPPNLLLMDEPTTHLDMASTDALLAALDQFEGTLIFISHDVYFIRSLAQQVVRVEHGRLFHYAGGYDYYLEKWAEQKAAAEAASAPAGKLASAAAGSSVAQWKREQRRLAAEQRNARHRALREQRQRVQALEEQIVALEQRQAELTRALEDPATYADSSRTVAINRELQELVARLPALHTEWETEAMRLHAMEAEGNAPDSFPATSGQ comes from the coding sequence GTGGCATTGCAAGTTGAGCCGGGCTTTCGCATCATCGCCGCCCGGATGTTGACGCTGTCAGGCATCACCAAAACTTACGGCGGGCGGACGCTGTTCCGCGATGTCACGCTTTGTTTGAATGCTGGTGACCGGGTGGGGTTGGTAGGCCCCAATGGCGCCGGCAAAACCACCTTGTTTCGGATTTTATTGGGCGAGGAAAGCGCCGATGCAGGTGAAATCACCTGTCAGCGAGGCTTGCGGATAGGTTATTTGCCGCAGGAGAATGCGCCAGCAGATTATGAAACCGTCCTGGAACTGGCCACGGCAGTTTCGCCGGAGTACGCCGAGTTGCGAAGACGTCTCAAGGTCGAAAACGAAACGTCCTCCCCCGGGTTGGAGGCTGAGGATGACTGGCATGCGCGTTTTGAAGAGCTGGGAGGGCATCGTGTCGAAGTCAAGGCGCGCAAAATTCTTCTGGGGTTGAGTTTTCGCGAACGGGACTTCGAGCGCCCCTTGCGGGAACTGAGCGGGGGATGGATTATGCGGGCGCACCTGGCGCGCCTGCTGGTCATGGAGCCGGATTTGCTGCTCTTGGACGAGCCGACCAATCACTTGGATTTGGAGTCCTTGTTGTGGTTTCAAGAATACCTGAAAACCTTTCCTGGCGCCATTCTGATGACCTCCCATGACCGGGAGTTTTTGAATCAGTTGGCTGGCGCCATCGTGGAAATCAGGCAGGAGCGGTTAATTCGTTACACCGGCAACTACGATGCTTATCTGGAGCAACGCCAGGCTGCCGAGGAGCAGCTCTGGGCCGCTTACAAGAATCAGCAACGTGAAATTGCGCGCCTGATGGCCTTTGTGGAGCGATTTCGCGCCAAGAACACCAAAGCCAGCCAGGCTCAAAGCAAGCTCAAACAAATTGAGCGCATGGACAAGATCGTGGCGCCGCTGGCGGATGATCCAGACATGGATTTCCAATTCCCGCAGCCGGAACGCAGCGGCCAGCGGGTTATTGAATTGAAGGGCGTTCGCCACGCCTACGGCGAACAAGTGGTCTATGAGCATTTGGATTTTCTGGCGGAACGCGGGCAGCGCATCGTTTTGGTGGGCCCGAATGGTGCAGGCAAATCCACCCTGTTAAAACTGCTTGCGGGCGTGCTTCCCGTGCAGCGCGGCGAAAGGATTGTCGGGTACCGCGTCCGGGTGGGGTACTATTCCCAGTATCGCACTGAAATGTTGCGGCCTGAGCGGACGGTGTTGGAAGAAGCTCTGGACACGCCACAGCGGGTCACAGAACAGTACGTCAGGACGGTGCTGGGAGGGTTTCGGTTTTCCGGTGATGATGTTTTCAAACCGGTGCGAGTTTTAAGCGGCGGTGAGAAAAGCCGTCTGGCGCTGGTCAAGCTGTTGCTGGACCCGCCCAATCTGCTGCTCATGGACGAGCCGACCACCCACCTGGACATGGCCAGCACCGACGCCTTGCTGGCGGCATTGGATCAATTTGAAGGAACGCTCATTTTCATCAGCCACGATGTTTACTTCATCCGTTCGCTGGCGCAGCAGGTAGTGCGGGTGGAACACGGCCGTCTGTTCCATTATGCCGGGGGCTATGATTACTATCTCGAAAAATGGGCCGAGCAAAAGGCCGCGGCCGAGGCGGCATCCGCGCCGGCGGGTAAATTGGCATCCGCCGCGGCAGGTTCAAGTGTTGCCCAATGGAAACGCGAACAACGCCGTCTGGCGGCGGAGCAGCGAAATGCCCGGCATCGCGCCTTGCGTGAGCAACGGCAACGCGTGCAGGCATTGGAAGAACAAATCGTCGCGCTGGAGCAGCGCCAGGCGGAATTGACGCGGGCCTTGGAAGACCCCGCCACCTACGCGGACAGCTCACGCACCGTGGCCATCAATAGGGAATTACAGGAATTAGTCGCGCGGCTGCCGGCCCTGCATACGGAATGGGAGACCGAGGCCATGCGCCTGCACGCCATGGAGGCCGAGGGCAATGCGCCGGACTCATTTCCGGCAACTAGCGGGCAGTGA
- a CDS encoding DUF4380 domain-containing protein — MKTWFSFQHLAWGLLVGCLPLLSAHAATAHITPISYHGYTHAWRLDNGLIEAVIVPEIGRLMHLSLKGGSNVLWVNDKLMGMRLDGKQNAWINLGGDKSWPSPEAEWGRYTGDKTWFPPRAFDGLPALAYATNQTVVMVSPVDAHYGIRVIREFAMAAHGPVLTVRTRYERLSGEPSRVGIWIITQLRDPEAVLIPLPGATSAAQSCVALSRTLPPSLTLATNGWLALKRDPRDAYKIGTPASTLIWVGKEAVVRIDSPRLDGADYPDRNSSAEVYTNGGELEYVELEMLGPLHRLAPGQSISQTNTYTLHPRHGRPALQAAMEAMR; from the coding sequence ATGAAAACATGGTTTTCCTTTCAGCATCTGGCGTGGGGATTGCTCGTTGGCTGCCTGCCACTTCTCAGCGCCCACGCTGCCACGGCCCATATCACTCCCATTTCTTACCACGGTTATACCCATGCCTGGCGTTTGGATAATGGCCTCATTGAGGCGGTCATTGTGCCGGAAATTGGGCGGCTTATGCATCTCAGTCTCAAAGGCGGCAGCAATGTGCTCTGGGTTAATGACAAACTCATGGGCATGCGGCTGGATGGAAAACAAAATGCCTGGATCAACCTCGGCGGTGACAAATCATGGCCCTCGCCGGAAGCCGAGTGGGGGCGATATACTGGCGACAAAACTTGGTTTCCCCCGCGAGCTTTTGATGGCCTGCCCGCCCTGGCGTATGCCACCAACCAAACAGTGGTCATGGTCAGTCCAGTGGATGCTCACTACGGCATCCGGGTCATCCGCGAATTTGCAATGGCCGCGCACGGGCCGGTGTTGACCGTGCGCACCCGTTACGAAAGGTTGAGCGGGGAACCTTCGCGCGTGGGTATTTGGATTATTACCCAGTTGCGGGATCCTGAAGCAGTATTGATCCCTCTTCCGGGTGCTACCAGTGCAGCCCAAAGTTGTGTGGCGCTGTCCCGCACCCTCCCCCCTTCGCTTACCTTGGCGACCAACGGCTGGCTGGCGTTAAAGCGTGATCCGCGGGATGCCTACAAAATCGGGACGCCCGCCAGCACGTTAATCTGGGTGGGAAAAGAAGCTGTCGTGCGCATTGATTCGCCGCGCTTGGACGGCGCAGATTATCCTGACCGCAACAGCAGCGCCGAAGTGTACACCAACGGCGGGGAATTGGAGTACGTCGAGCTTGAAATGCTGGGACCGTTACACCGGCTGGCCCCCGGCCAATCCATCTCCCAAACCAATACCTACACCCTGCACCCGCGCCATGGCCGCCCCGCCCTGCAAGCCGCCATGGAGGCCATGCGCTGA